GTGATCATCACCGTCGACTGGTATCAGGCGGTGGTCGATGAGATCGCCAAGGGCATGAAGCAGGGCGCGCGTTTCGCGCTGGTCAATTCGGCCAACAATCCGGACACGCTGGCACCCCTGAAGGTGCCGTTCGTCGGCCAGGACCCGCGCACCACCGGCAAGCTGATGGGCGAACGCATCGCCGAGGCGCTGAAGGCGAAGGGCGTCACCAGCGGATCGGTGCTGGTCGGCAACCCCTTCCCCGGCTCGCTCAACGTCGAGGAACGCATCGCCGGCGTCGGCGAAGGGCTGGCGTCGGCCGGCGGCGGGCTCAAACTCGTCGCCTTTCCCGACAATGCCGCGCAGGATTCGGCCGCGTCGGTCGGGCTTTACAAGGCCAAGATCACCGGCACCGGCGATGTCGTCGCGCATGCCGTCGCGGGCAGCGAGATGTCCGCGATCCCGCTGTCCAAGGCGCTCGCCGAACTCGGCTCCAGGCCTGGGCAGGTCATCGTCGGCGGCTGGGCGAGCAGCCTCAAGGTGCTCAACCTCGTCAAGGAGGGCGCGATGAGCTTCGCGCTCGACGAGAACCTCTATTATCAGGGCTTCTTCGCGACCTTGCTCGCCTGGTCCGAACTCGAACGCCAGATCCCCGCGATCGACCTCAGTTCCGGCCATGTCTGGGTGACGCCCGACAGCGTCGACGGCATGATCGAGAGCTATAACAACCGCATGAAGCGCGCGGCGGCCTATGGCCTCTCGTGACGCCACCGTCCTGCGCTTCGCGGAGCGGCCGGCGGTGAGCGCGGCCGAGGCGCCCGAACGACCGCCCGAACGACCGGTCCTGCTCGGCATCGGCGGGCTGACCCGCCATTTCGGCAGCGTCACCGCGGTGGCGGACATCGATCTCGACGTCCGCGCCGGCGAAGTCACCGCGCTGCTGGGAGACAATGGCGCGGGCAAGTCGACCCTGGTCTCGATGCTCTCGGGCGTCACCGCGCCGAGCGCGGGCGAGATGCGGATCGACGGCCGGCCGGTGAGCTTCGCCGACCCCGCCGAGGCGCGCGCGGCGGGCATCGCCACCGTGTTCCAGAACCTCTCGCTGATCGAGGACCGCAGCATCGCCGAGAATCTGTTTCTCGGCTGCGAACTGACCCGCTTCGGCTTCATCCTCGATCGCCGCCGCATGAAGGCTGAGGCGCAGGCCGTGCTCGATCGCATGCGCGTCAACCTGCCGCCGGTGACGACCGCGGTGCGCCACCTCTCCGGCGGCCAGCGCCAGGCGGTGGCGGTGGCGCGGACGATCCTGCGCGGCGCGCGGCTGGTGATCATGGACGAGCCCACCGCGGCGCTGGGCGTGCGCGAGACCGCCAAGGTGCTCGATCTGATCCGCTCGCTGCGCGACCAGGGATCGGCGGTGCTGCTGGTCAGCCACAACATGGACAATGTTTTCGACGTCGCCGATCGCGCGGTGATCCTGCGGCTCGGCCGCAAGGTCGCCGACCTGCGCATCGCCGCGACCAGCAAGGCGGACGTCGT
The window above is part of the Sphingomonas sanxanigenens DSM 19645 = NX02 genome. Proteins encoded here:
- a CDS encoding ATP-binding cassette domain-containing protein — translated: MASRDATVLRFAERPAVSAAEAPERPPERPVLLGIGGLTRHFGSVTAVADIDLDVRAGEVTALLGDNGAGKSTLVSMLSGVTAPSAGEMRIDGRPVSFADPAEARAAGIATVFQNLSLIEDRSIAENLFLGCELTRFGFILDRRRMKAEAQAVLDRMRVNLPPVTTAVRHLSGGQRQAVAVARTILRGARLVIMDEPTAALGVRETAKVLDLIRSLRDQGSAVLLVSHNMDNVFDVADRAVILRLGRKVADLRIAATSKADVVGLVMGTGA
- a CDS encoding substrate-binding domain-containing protein, whose translation is MPAAAIGLALAGCGQKAAADGKQSGHLGAARTVAWAIGTTGSDFVTEISLGIADAAEMLGWRFNRILNAAASPDAHISAIRQAVTSRADVIITVDWYQAVVDEIAKGMKQGARFALVNSANNPDTLAPLKVPFVGQDPRTTGKLMGERIAEALKAKGVTSGSVLVGNPFPGSLNVEERIAGVGEGLASAGGGLKLVAFPDNAAQDSAASVGLYKAKITGTGDVVAHAVAGSEMSAIPLSKALAELGSRPGQVIVGGWASSLKVLNLVKEGAMSFALDENLYYQGFFATLLAWSELERQIPAIDLSSGHVWVTPDSVDGMIESYNNRMKRAAAYGLS